One stretch of Cyanobium sp. Tous-M-B4 DNA includes these proteins:
- the ftsZ gene encoding cell division protein FtsZ, with protein sequence MQSPIDRTATPDAAMTQSSSQSNGVQASNDPSFGGVSGGIVPSQSARIEVIGVGGGGSNAVNRMIASDLQGVGYRVLNTDAQALLQSASQKRIQLGQKLTRGLGAGGNPVIGQKAAEESRAELQESLQGADLVFIAAGMGGGTGTGAAPILAEVAKEVGALTVGIVTKPFGFEGRKRLRQAEEGIARLAESVDTLIVIPNDRLRDAIAGAPLQEAFRAADDVLRMGVKGISDIITRPGLVNVDFADVRSVMAGAGTALLGIGVGSGRSRALEAAQAAMSSPLLESARIDGAKGCVINISGGKDMTLEDMTTASEVIYEVVDPDANIIVGAVVDERLEGEIHVTVIATGFESGAPYRTERTVVSFAGTPLFSSSQEERGAKIPPFLLNRQSQDS encoded by the coding sequence ATGCAGTCGCCGATTGATCGCACCGCCACCCCCGATGCCGCTATGACCCAAAGCTCCTCCCAGTCAAACGGTGTCCAGGCCTCAAACGATCCGTCCTTTGGCGGCGTTTCAGGCGGGATTGTGCCGAGCCAGTCGGCACGCATCGAAGTGATCGGGGTCGGCGGTGGCGGCAGCAATGCGGTGAACCGGATGATTGCCTCCGACCTTCAGGGTGTGGGCTACCGGGTGCTGAACACCGACGCCCAGGCGCTGCTGCAGTCGGCATCGCAGAAGCGCATCCAGCTCGGACAAAAACTGACTCGCGGCCTGGGTGCCGGCGGCAATCCGGTAATCGGCCAAAAGGCTGCGGAAGAGTCCCGGGCCGAACTGCAGGAATCACTGCAGGGTGCCGACCTTGTTTTCATCGCCGCTGGCATGGGTGGCGGCACCGGCACCGGCGCAGCACCAATCCTGGCCGAGGTCGCCAAGGAAGTTGGAGCCCTCACCGTAGGCATCGTCACCAAGCCCTTCGGGTTTGAAGGTCGCAAGCGGCTGCGTCAGGCCGAAGAGGGCATTGCCCGGTTGGCCGAAAGCGTCGACACCTTGATCGTGATCCCCAACGATCGCCTGCGCGATGCCATTGCCGGCGCCCCCCTGCAAGAGGCCTTCCGCGCCGCCGATGATGTGCTGCGAATGGGCGTTAAGGGCATCAGCGACATCATCACCAGGCCGGGCTTGGTGAACGTCGACTTCGCCGACGTGCGCTCGGTGATGGCTGGCGCCGGCACCGCCCTGCTCGGCATCGGTGTGGGCTCCGGCCGCTCCCGCGCTCTTGAGGCGGCTCAGGCGGCGATGAGCAGCCCCCTGCTGGAATCGGCCCGCATCGATGGCGCCAAGGGTTGTGTGATCAACATCAGCGGCGGCAAAGACATGACCCTGGAGGACATGACCACCGCATCTGAAGTGATCTACGAGGTTGTCGATCCTGACGCCAACATCATTGTCGGTGCCGTGGTGGATGAACGCCTCGAGGGCGAAATCCATGTGACCGTTATCGCCACCGGCTTTGAAAGTGGCGCCCCATACCGCACCGAGCGCACTGTGGTCAGCTTTGCCGGCACCCCCCTGTTCAGCAGCAGCCAGGAGGAACGGGGCGCCAAAATCCCCCCCTTCCTGCTCAACCGCCAGAGCCAGGACAGCTAG
- a CDS encoding FtsQ-type POTRA domain-containing protein yields the protein MSATPVPPGSERRRQLRQQRRRERLRNLWRFLVLLALAGGLGYGLLRQGWVLTGPDQVEVVGSQQVGTDQVVQAVRLTFPQPLLGLHPKRIAEVLASALPVEQVQVSRLMAPPRLRIELVDRQAVARAQRRTAKGSEQGYVDRLGHWMSIGQGQGAAAKASAGLLVLGWQARYRPALALVLEQRGRLGGDISQIRFEPDSSLWLQSKRLGKVRLGPADAQLGRRLEVLRHLQQELPAKVKGRRLQSIDLSDPEQPELGLPATPGLAAASSEP from the coding sequence GTGAGTGCCACCCCTGTCCCACCTGGATCGGAGCGGCGGCGCCAACTGCGCCAACAGCGGCGAAGAGAGCGCCTGCGCAATCTTTGGCGTTTCCTTGTGCTGCTAGCCCTCGCCGGCGGCCTGGGCTACGGCCTGCTGCGTCAGGGATGGGTGCTAACCGGTCCAGACCAGGTGGAGGTGGTGGGCAGCCAGCAGGTGGGAACCGACCAGGTGGTGCAAGCCGTCCGGCTGACCTTTCCCCAACCCCTGCTGGGCCTGCATCCCAAACGCATCGCCGAGGTGCTGGCCAGTGCCCTGCCGGTGGAACAGGTGCAGGTGAGTCGGCTGATGGCACCGCCGCGGCTGCGGATTGAACTGGTCGACCGCCAGGCGGTAGCCAGGGCCCAGCGACGCACCGCCAAGGGAAGCGAGCAGGGCTATGTCGATCGACTCGGCCACTGGATGAGCATTGGCCAGGGCCAGGGGGCCGCAGCAAAAGCCAGTGCCGGATTGCTGGTGCTGGGTTGGCAGGCCCGCTACCGCCCGGCCCTCGCCCTGGTGCTCGAACAACGGGGGCGGCTTGGTGGCGACATCAGCCAGATCCGCTTTGAACCAGACAGCAGCCTCTGGCTGCAGAGCAAGCGGCTCGGCAAGGTGCGCCTCGGGCCGGCTGATGCCCAATTGGGGCGGCGCCTTGAAGTACTCCGTCACCTGCAACAGGAACTGCCGGCAAAGGTGAAGGGCCGCCGGCTGCAATCCATCGATCTCAGCGATCCAGAACAACCCGAGCTGGGCCTACCCGCCACCCCTGGACTGGCTGCCGCCAGCAGTGAGCCGTAA
- a CDS encoding D-alanine--D-alanine ligase family protein has translation MTPTPIAVGLIFGGASGEHAVSIRSAATVAAAVRDAENASHYSLHCFYIDPEGRWWGAELADAVLRQGSPARLEQLPQPLPPPGFRGLPAGALEIDVWLPVLHGPNGEDGTIQGLFTLMQVPYVGSGVLGSAVGMDKQAMKAAFAAAGLPQVPYACVSASAVAQNDDALLDQLESQLGYPCFVKPANLGSSVGISKATDRASMQAGLKLAAALDPRLVVEQGVTARELECAVRGGGHQPLQASVLGEICFEADWYDYDTKYSEGKSHTVIPALVPEAMAERCRAMAIEACEAVGAMGLSRVDFFFCEASGELWLNEINTLPGFTSQSMYPMLWAATGVALPTLVRELIEGAREWHSQVPSGGPST, from the coding sequence ATGACTCCCACCCCAATCGCCGTTGGTCTGATCTTTGGGGGAGCCTCCGGCGAACACGCCGTCTCAATCCGTTCCGCCGCCACGGTGGCGGCGGCCGTGCGGGATGCCGAAAACGCATCCCACTACTCGCTGCATTGCTTCTACATCGACCCCGAAGGGCGCTGGTGGGGAGCTGAGTTGGCCGATGCTGTGTTGCGCCAGGGCAGCCCGGCCCGGCTCGAGCAACTGCCCCAACCGCTGCCGCCGCCTGGATTTCGGGGCTTACCTGCCGGCGCCCTGGAGATTGATGTATGGCTGCCGGTATTGCACGGCCCCAACGGCGAAGACGGCACGATCCAGGGGCTGTTCACCCTGATGCAGGTTCCCTATGTGGGTTCGGGCGTGCTGGGCTCGGCGGTGGGCATGGATAAGCAGGCGATGAAAGCCGCCTTCGCCGCCGCTGGCCTGCCCCAGGTGCCCTATGCCTGCGTGTCAGCGAGCGCAGTGGCGCAAAACGACGACGCCCTGCTCGACCAGCTGGAGAGCCAGCTCGGCTACCCCTGCTTCGTGAAACCCGCCAACCTGGGCTCTTCGGTGGGCATCAGCAAGGCCACTGATCGGGCCAGCATGCAGGCCGGGCTGAAGCTTGCCGCCGCCCTTGATCCCCGGCTGGTGGTGGAGCAGGGGGTTACGGCCCGCGAGCTGGAATGCGCGGTGCGGGGCGGCGGCCACCAGCCCCTGCAGGCCTCGGTGCTGGGCGAAATCTGCTTTGAAGCCGATTGGTACGACTACGACACCAAATACAGCGAGGGCAAAAGCCACACCGTGATTCCGGCGCTGGTGCCAGAGGCGATGGCTGAACGCTGCCGGGCTATGGCGATCGAGGCCTGTGAGGCCGTTGGTGCCATGGGGCTTTCGCGGGTTGACTTCTTCTTCTGCGAAGCCAGTGGCGAACTGTGGCTAAACGAGATCAACACCCTGCCGGGCTTCACCAGCCAGAGCATGTACCCGATGCTCTGGGCCGCCACGGGTGTGGCCCTGCCCACCTTGGTGCGCGAATTGATCGAAGGGGCCCGAGAATGGCACTCGCAGGTACCTAGTGGAGGCCCTTCGACATGA
- the miaB gene encoding tRNA (N6-isopentenyl adenosine(37)-C2)-methylthiotransferase MiaB → MTATQAQRGSYWITTFGCQMNKADSERMAGILEAMGYRAGTDEHSADLVLYNTCTIRDSAEQKVYSYLGRQAQRKRLNPNLTLVVAGCVAQQEGESLLRRVPELDLVMGPQHANRLDTLLAQVEQGQQVLATGEQHILEDITTARRDSQVCGWVNVIYGCNERCTYCVVPSVRGQEQSRLPEAIKLEMQGLAARGFKEITLLGQNIDAYGRDLPGISPEGRRAHTLTDLLHHVHDVAGIERIRFATSHPRYFTERLIDACADLPKVCEHFHVPFQSGDDEVLKAMARGYTVDRYRRIVERIRERMPDAAISADVIVAFPGESDAQYRRTLALIEEIGFDLVNTAAYSPRPNTPAADWPNQLSEAVKVERLQELNALVERTAQQRSNRYAGRCEEILVESSNPKNSSQVMGRTRTNRLTFFPGQNPDGSPIKPGDLVTVQIEEVRAFSLSGKLA, encoded by the coding sequence ATGACGGCGACACAAGCGCAGCGCGGCAGCTACTGGATCACCACCTTTGGCTGCCAGATGAACAAGGCGGATTCCGAGCGCATGGCCGGGATCCTGGAAGCCATGGGCTACCGGGCCGGCACAGACGAGCACAGCGCCGATTTGGTGCTCTACAACACCTGCACAATCCGCGATAGCGCCGAGCAGAAGGTTTACAGCTACCTAGGCCGCCAGGCCCAACGCAAGCGCCTCAACCCCAACCTCACCCTAGTGGTGGCGGGCTGCGTAGCCCAGCAGGAGGGCGAATCGTTACTGCGGCGCGTGCCCGAGCTGGATCTGGTGATGGGCCCCCAGCACGCCAACCGACTCGACACCTTGCTGGCCCAGGTGGAGCAGGGTCAGCAGGTGCTGGCCACCGGTGAGCAACACATTCTTGAAGACATCACCACCGCGCGCCGCGATAGCCAGGTATGCGGCTGGGTGAATGTGATCTACGGCTGCAATGAGCGCTGCACCTACTGCGTGGTGCCCTCGGTGCGCGGCCAGGAGCAGTCGCGGCTGCCCGAAGCGATCAAGCTGGAAATGCAGGGCCTGGCGGCACGCGGCTTTAAGGAGATCACCCTGCTGGGCCAAAACATCGATGCCTACGGCCGCGACCTGCCCGGCATCAGCCCGGAGGGCCGCCGCGCCCACACCCTCACCGACCTGCTCCATCACGTCCACGACGTGGCCGGAATTGAGCGGATCCGCTTTGCCACCAGCCACCCGCGCTACTTCACCGAGCGGCTGATCGATGCCTGCGCCGACCTACCCAAGGTGTGCGAACACTTCCATGTGCCCTTCCAGAGCGGCGACGACGAAGTGCTCAAAGCCATGGCCCGCGGCTACACGGTGGATCGCTATCGCCGCATCGTTGAACGCATCCGCGAGCGCATGCCCGATGCCGCCATCAGTGCCGATGTGATCGTGGCCTTCCCTGGCGAAAGCGACGCCCAATACCGCCGCACCCTGGCCCTGATTGAGGAGATCGGCTTCGATCTGGTGAATACCGCCGCCTACTCGCCGCGGCCCAACACCCCAGCGGCCGACTGGCCCAACCAGCTCAGCGAGGCGGTGAAGGTGGAGCGCCTGCAGGAGCTCAACGCCCTGGTGGAGCGCACCGCCCAGCAGCGCAGCAACCGCTACGCCGGCCGCTGTGAGGAGATCCTGGTGGAAAGCAGCAATCCCAAAAACTCCAGTCAGGTGATGGGCCGCACCCGCACCAACCGGCTCACCTTTTTCCCCGGTCAAAACCCCGATGGCAGCCCGATCAAACCGGGCGACCTAGTGACGGTGCAAATCGAAGAGGTGCGCGCCTTCTCCTTGAGCGGCAAACTGGCCTGA
- a CDS encoding dipeptide epimerase encodes MRLSLQRFQLTKAVPLAISRGTTAAVEHLLVSLEHDGLTGIGETGGFDTGHRHYDTDAVAAELEAVGPQLALLAPQPLQALEPLLAALSPPARCGLDLALHDWWGKRLNQPLHRLWGLDPGACVATSVTLGLGTPEAVLARLERWWLQLPATRIKLKLGSPAGIAHDLALLEGVATALEQRRQQTGSACELQVDANGGWDLATARAMLEPLERAGVVLLEQPLAPLLDPQLDTAGFVALRGLCPLPLVADESCWQLADLLRLAPHVDGINIKLLKSGGLSEALLLAQTARRLGLGVMVGCYSDGALLNGAAAQLLPLVTWPDLDSHLNLVDDPFTGLPVEGDVLIPPVGPGHGIDLGIAMEQASC; translated from the coding sequence ATGCGCCTGAGCCTGCAACGCTTTCAGCTCACCAAGGCCGTGCCCCTGGCCATCAGCCGCGGCACGACCGCTGCGGTGGAGCACCTGCTGGTGAGCCTTGAGCACGACGGGCTCACGGGCATCGGCGAGACCGGCGGCTTCGATACCGGCCACCGCCATTACGACACCGATGCTGTTGCGGCGGAGCTGGAGGCGGTTGGCCCCCAGCTTGCGCTTCTGGCGCCTCAGCCCCTGCAGGCCCTGGAGCCCCTGCTGGCCGCCCTGAGCCCCCCGGCCCGTTGCGGCTTGGATCTGGCCCTGCACGACTGGTGGGGCAAAAGGTTGAACCAGCCGCTGCACCGGCTCTGGGGCCTGGATCCAGGCGCCTGTGTCGCCACCAGCGTCACCCTTGGCTTAGGTACGCCCGAGGCTGTGCTGGCGCGGCTCGAGCGCTGGTGGCTGCAGCTGCCTGCCACCCGCATCAAGCTCAAGCTGGGCAGCCCCGCTGGCATCGCCCACGACCTGGCCCTGCTGGAGGGGGTGGCTACCGCCCTCGAGCAGCGGCGCCAGCAGACAGGTAGCGCCTGTGAGCTGCAGGTGGATGCCAACGGCGGCTGGGATCTGGCCACAGCCCGGGCCATGCTCGAGCCCCTGGAGCGGGCCGGCGTGGTGCTGCTGGAGCAGCCCCTGGCGCCCCTGCTGGATCCGCAGCTGGATACCGCCGGCTTTGTAGCCCTGCGCGGGCTTTGCCCCCTGCCCCTGGTGGCCGATGAGAGCTGCTGGCAGCTGGCCGATCTGCTGCGGCTGGCCCCCCACGTAGATGGCATCAACATCAAGTTGCTCAAGAGCGGTGGCCTCAGCGAGGCCCTGCTGCTGGCCCAGACAGCTCGCCGCTTGGGTTTAGGGGTGATGGTGGGGTGCTACTCGGATGGGGCCCTGCTCAATGGCGCCGCAGCCCAGCTGCTGCCCCTGGTGACCTGGCCCGATCTCGATAGCCACCTCAACCTGGTGGACGATCCCTTCACGGGGCTGCCTGTGGAGGGAGACGTGCTGATCCCGCCAGTGGGCCCCGGCCATGGCATCGATCTGGGTATCGCCATGGAGCAGGCGTCATGTTGA
- a CDS encoding DUF1611 domain-containing protein gives MLSPNAPVVLLQHGGLNDLSGKTGLAMLRYRSGPIVAVIDPAFAGSDLQQVSGIERAVPVVADMAAALAYGPEVAVVGLAPSGGRLPQAMRADLLAALQAGLNLASGLHSRLGDDPELAAACSRAGQWIWDLRQEPAGLEVAAARAAALPCRRVLAVGSDMAVGKMSACLELQAEARRRGLDARFVGTGQAGILISGQGVALDAVRIDYAAGAVEAAVLAAAVGAGPEALLLVEGQGSLCHPGSSATLPLLRGSQPTDLLLVHRAGQSHVRTRPGEVPVAIPPLPELIAALEALAALGRPDGLRPRVRAVALNTARLDAAAAQLAVAATAAEIGLPCADPVRHGAAVLLQALQ, from the coding sequence ATGTTGAGCCCAAACGCTCCGGTCGTGCTGCTGCAACATGGCGGCCTCAACGACCTCAGCGGCAAGACCGGTTTGGCGATGTTGCGCTATCGCAGTGGGCCGATCGTGGCGGTGATCGATCCTGCTTTCGCTGGCTCCGACCTGCAGCAGGTGAGCGGCATTGAGCGGGCTGTGCCGGTGGTGGCTGACATGGCGGCAGCCCTTGCCTACGGGCCCGAGGTGGCGGTGGTGGGGCTGGCCCCCTCCGGTGGCCGCCTGCCACAAGCGATGCGGGCCGATCTGCTGGCGGCGCTGCAGGCGGGGCTAAACCTGGCCAGTGGCCTGCACAGCCGCCTTGGCGATGATCCCGAGCTGGCTGCCGCCTGCAGCCGAGCCGGTCAGTGGATCTGGGATCTGCGTCAGGAGCCGGCTGGCTTGGAGGTGGCCGCAGCGCGAGCCGCTGCTCTGCCCTGCCGCCGCGTTCTGGCTGTGGGTTCGGATATGGCCGTGGGCAAAATGAGCGCCTGCTTGGAGTTGCAGGCTGAGGCCAGGCGCCGCGGCCTTGATGCCCGCTTTGTGGGCACGGGGCAGGCGGGAATCTTGATCAGCGGCCAGGGCGTGGCCCTCGATGCCGTGCGGATTGATTACGCCGCCGGTGCCGTGGAGGCGGCCGTGCTGGCCGCCGCCGTTGGGGCCGGGCCGGAGGCGTTGCTGCTGGTGGAGGGCCAGGGGTCGCTTTGCCATCCGGGCTCCAGCGCCACCTTGCCCCTGCTGCGCGGCAGCCAGCCCACCGATTTGCTGCTGGTGCACCGCGCTGGCCAGAGCCACGTGCGCACCCGGCCAGGGGAGGTGCCGGTAGCGATCCCGCCCCTGCCCGAGTTGATCGCGGCGCTGGAGGCGCTGGCGGCCTTGGGGCGTCCCGATGGCCTGCGGCCGCGGGTGCGGGCCGTGGCGCTCAACACCGCCCGATTGGACGCCGCCGCAGCTCAGCTTGCTGTTGCCGCCACCGCGGCCGAGATCGGCTTGCCCTGCGCCGATCCGGTGCGGCATGGGGCTGCGGTTTTGCTGCAGGCGCTGCAGTAG
- a CDS encoding DUF4359 domain-containing protein yields the protein MLALAAGGLALTNPSPADFRAYASDRLVEEISEELCGDGGLPVLLRMAINNCVGLVQAQREALAAVVLSYTRRRNYGLLSVFETELGGQSLLRWQVPRFRSTVVGVAGQFVLISAATDRSESP from the coding sequence GTGCTCGCCCTGGCTGCTGGCGGGCTTGCCCTCACCAATCCATCGCCAGCCGATTTCCGTGCCTACGCCAGTGATCGCCTAGTGGAAGAGATCAGCGAGGAGCTCTGCGGCGATGGCGGCCTGCCGGTGCTGTTGCGGATGGCAATCAACAACTGTGTGGGGCTTGTTCAGGCCCAGCGAGAGGCCTTGGCGGCCGTGGTGCTCAGCTACACCCGCCGCCGCAACTACGGCCTTTTGAGTGTTTTCGAAACTGAGCTGGGTGGTCAATCGCTGCTGCGCTGGCAGGTGCCGCGCTTTCGCTCCACCGTGGTGGGAGTAGCCGGTCAATTTGTATTGATCAGCGCTGCCACCGACCGTTCCGAGAGCCCCTAG
- a CDS encoding amidohydrolase family protein encodes MELRLPRGLLDPRLGGAEFRADADGLVSLCIAFEAGRITAISPRPAPAASLPLALTPLIEPHAHLDKAFSAAAFPNREGTMAAALAANQREYAQRSVEQVAERAERALERAWRNGVRAIRSHIDSVGVGAEPSWEALLAARERWRDRLELQLVALAPMAHWLTAEGQALARRVAAGQGLLGGVIGPPYGQGAAQRSADREALLALLDLAERHGCGVDLHVDEADACPGEGVAMVAQLVLEQRRAVAITCSHSSSMALLPPRNCDRLADRLAAANIAVVALPTSNFWLLGRRPGRTPWRRPLAPIRSLQQAGVRLAIGGDNVQDPWYPGGDFDPIELLRWSAPLCQLMPWQRLGLAPFSTAAAAVLELAWDGVVRLGAPADLVLLGAGSWGELLARPPQRRVLRQGVWLPPPEAELLSPLLPPHG; translated from the coding sequence GTGGAGCTGCGCCTGCCCCGGGGACTGCTGGATCCGCGCCTGGGCGGAGCCGAGTTTCGCGCCGATGCGGATGGGCTGGTGTCCCTGTGCATCGCTTTCGAGGCGGGACGGATCACGGCCATTTCGCCCCGGCCCGCCCCGGCGGCCAGCCTGCCCCTGGCCCTAACTCCCCTAATTGAGCCCCATGCTCACTTGGATAAGGCTTTCAGCGCCGCCGCCTTTCCCAACCGGGAGGGCACGATGGCGGCGGCCTTAGCTGCTAATCAACGCGAATACGCTCAGCGCAGCGTTGAGCAGGTGGCTGAGCGAGCTGAGCGCGCCCTGGAGCGGGCCTGGCGCAACGGCGTGCGGGCTATCCGCAGCCACATCGATAGCGTGGGGGTTGGGGCCGAGCCCAGCTGGGAAGCCCTGTTGGCGGCCCGTGAGCGCTGGCGCGATCGGCTGGAGCTGCAGCTGGTGGCCCTGGCACCGATGGCTCATTGGCTCACGGCGGAGGGGCAGGCCCTGGCCCGGCGGGTGGCCGCTGGCCAGGGCCTGCTGGGTGGGGTGATCGGGCCGCCCTATGGCCAGGGTGCCGCTCAGCGAAGCGCCGACCGCGAGGCCCTGCTGGCCCTGCTTGACCTGGCCGAGCGCCATGGTTGCGGTGTGGATCTGCACGTTGACGAAGCAGATGCCTGCCCTGGTGAGGGGGTGGCGATGGTGGCTCAGTTGGTGTTGGAGCAGCGCCGCGCCGTGGCGATCACCTGCAGCCACTCCAGCAGCATGGCCCTGTTGCCGCCACGCAACTGCGACCGGCTGGCGGATCGGCTGGCCGCCGCCAACATCGCCGTGGTGGCTCTGCCCACCTCCAATTTCTGGCTGCTGGGACGCCGGCCTGGGCGCACCCCCTGGCGGCGGCCCCTGGCGCCGATCCGCAGCCTGCAGCAGGCGGGCGTGCGGCTGGCTATCGGCGGCGACAACGTGCAAGACCCCTGGTATCCCGGCGGTGATTTCGATCCCATTGAGCTGCTGCGCTGGTCGGCGCCGCTCTGCCAATTGATGCCCTGGCAGCGGCTGGGACTTGCCCCCTTCAGCACCGCCGCCGCAGCGGTGCTGGAGCTGGCCTGGGATGGGGTGGTGCGGCTTGGGGCGCCCGCCGATTTAGTGCTGCTTGGGGCTGGTAGCTGGGGGGAGCTCCTGGCGCGGCCGCCCCAGCGCCGGGTCTTGCGTCAAGGCGTCTGGCTGCCGCCGCCCGAAGCTGAGTTGCTCTCCCCCCTATTACCACCCCATGGCTGA